From the Martelella mediterranea DSM 17316 genome, one window contains:
- a CDS encoding deoxycytidylate deaminase: MADEATWSKRFRALCDETASWSEDRDFKVGAVIVGPGHEVRATGYNGLPRGVSDEDPARFDRASGEKFFWIEHAERNAVYNAARSGAALVGCTIYVNRFPCADCARAIIQSGITCVDCPPKPENDGKLDHSFDVSETMLREAGIAIKTG; the protein is encoded by the coding sequence ATGGCTGATGAAGCGACCTGGTCCAAACGGTTCCGCGCACTGTGCGACGAGACGGCCTCGTGGTCCGAGGATCGCGATTTCAAGGTTGGCGCGGTGATCGTCGGACCCGGGCACGAGGTGCGCGCCACCGGCTATAACGGCCTGCCGCGCGGCGTCTCCGACGAGGACCCCGCCCGCTTCGACCGCGCCAGCGGCGAGAAATTCTTCTGGATCGAGCATGCCGAGCGAAATGCCGTCTATAACGCCGCCCGCTCCGGCGCGGCTCTTGTGGGCTGCACGATCTATGTCAACCGCTTCCCCTGCGCCGACTGCGCCCGCGCCATCATCCAGAGCGGGATCACATGCGTCGATTGCCCGCCCAAGCCGGAAAACGATGGCAAGCTGGATCACAGCTTCGATGTGTCCGAGACCATGCTGCGCGAAGCCGGGATCGCGATCAAGACCGGATGA
- a CDS encoding enoyl-CoA hydratase-related protein: MSVLFSIESHVARVTINRPDRMNAVDQRTEARLEEIWTAIEGDPDIRCVVLTGAGERAFSAGADLKSGSGASGLEYWARMNPNGFGGIALRQSLTVPVIARVNGLALGGGLEMVLGADIVIASDTARFGLPEAKVGRLPLDGGMVALQRLIPRNIAAGLMMTGRMMSAAEAQAAGLVNAVVPPENLDAEVDAWVADILKSAPLSVKAIKATLRRTAHLSPMEARAVQTPELIAALVSEDSEEGVAAFREKRAPVWRGR; the protein is encoded by the coding sequence ATGAGCGTTCTGTTTTCCATCGAAAGCCATGTCGCGCGGGTCACCATCAACCGGCCCGATAGGATGAACGCCGTCGATCAGCGAACCGAGGCCCGGCTGGAGGAAATCTGGACCGCCATCGAAGGCGACCCGGATATCCGCTGCGTGGTGCTGACCGGGGCCGGCGAGCGCGCCTTTTCCGCGGGCGCGGACCTCAAATCCGGCTCCGGCGCTTCGGGCCTCGAATACTGGGCGCGGATGAACCCGAACGGCTTCGGCGGCATTGCGCTGCGCCAGAGCCTCACCGTGCCGGTGATCGCCCGCGTCAACGGGTTAGCACTCGGCGGCGGGCTGGAAATGGTGCTCGGCGCCGATATCGTGATCGCGAGCGACACCGCCCGCTTCGGCCTGCCCGAGGCGAAGGTCGGCCGCCTTCCGCTCGATGGCGGCATGGTCGCCCTGCAACGGCTGATTCCGCGTAACATCGCAGCCGGCCTGATGATGACCGGGCGGATGATGAGCGCCGCCGAAGCGCAGGCCGCAGGCCTCGTCAACGCGGTCGTGCCGCCGGAAAACCTTGATGCCGAGGTCGATGCCTGGGTCGCCGATATACTGAAATCGGCACCCCTGTCGGTAAAGGCGATCAAGGCGACCCTGCGCAGGACCGCACATCTTTCGCCCATGGAAGCCCGCGCGGTGCAGACGCCGGAACTGATCGCGGCGCTGGTTTCCGAGGATTCAGAGGAAGGGGTCGCAGCCTTCCGGGAAAAGCGCGCGCCGGTCTGGCGCGGCAGGTAG
- a CDS encoding FAD-dependent oxidoreductase produces the protein MKETYGHITLKRDEQIPLVADCDVVVIGGGPAGVSAAVSAARNGCSVTLMERYHHLGGMASGGMVLVLDDMVNDGNEIVTTGIVSEFVDRMAAEDGAVYPPPEDCLTNWEMWRKWSRWGAIDFHKTGMPQPIIHAVAFDPDCWKRTSLNLVREAGVNLRLHSWFSEALVEDGCVTGIICQTKVGRQAIRAKMVIDASGDLDVAASAGASFLTGQYIVTTVFRLCDVDTEKAEAFEFEHPEEYKALDRQVRRVIGGAWGMWWLKTPLPGIVWCNCPHMPGYDGLSPEDMLAAEIEGRERMMKLLHFVRANLPGFEDAKMLGAAEQLGIRQTRLLQGEYVVTRDDVKSRRHFTDSVCRGRDYYTPYRALLPKGIDNLIVAGRHYSVESEAQKLSREIPPCMAQGEAAGVAVAVALEQNVALRDADVATIQKRMRAQGADPGDIPSANARVENTAAAE, from the coding sequence ATGAAAGAGACATACGGACATATCACCCTGAAACGGGACGAGCAGATACCGCTGGTCGCCGATTGCGATGTCGTGGTCATCGGCGGCGGTCCGGCGGGCGTGAGCGCCGCGGTGTCGGCCGCGCGCAACGGCTGCTCGGTCACGCTCATGGAGCGCTATCACCATCTCGGCGGTATGGCGTCCGGCGGCATGGTTCTGGTGCTGGATGACATGGTCAATGACGGCAACGAGATCGTCACCACCGGCATTGTCTCCGAATTCGTCGACAGGATGGCGGCGGAGGACGGCGCGGTCTATCCCCCGCCGGAAGACTGCCTGACGAACTGGGAGATGTGGCGCAAATGGTCGCGCTGGGGTGCGATCGACTTTCACAAGACCGGCATGCCGCAACCGATCATCCACGCCGTCGCCTTCGATCCCGACTGCTGGAAGCGCACCAGCCTCAACCTGGTCCGGGAAGCCGGCGTCAATCTCAGGCTTCATTCCTGGTTCTCCGAAGCGCTGGTGGAGGACGGCTGCGTCACCGGCATCATCTGCCAGACCAAGGTCGGCCGTCAGGCGATCCGCGCGAAGATGGTGATCGATGCCAGCGGCGATCTTGATGTCGCCGCCTCGGCGGGCGCGTCGTTCCTCACCGGCCAGTATATCGTCACCACCGTGTTCCGGCTTTGCGATGTCGATACCGAAAAGGCGGAGGCCTTTGAATTCGAACATCCGGAGGAATACAAGGCGCTCGACCGGCAGGTGCGCCGGGTCATCGGCGGGGCATGGGGCATGTGGTGGCTGAAGACGCCGCTGCCGGGCATCGTCTGGTGCAACTGCCCGCATATGCCGGGCTATGACGGCCTCTCGCCGGAGGACATGCTGGCCGCCGAGATCGAGGGCCGCGAGCGGATGATGAAGCTGCTGCACTTCGTGCGCGCCAACCTGCCGGGGTTCGAGGACGCCAAGATGCTGGGTGCCGCCGAACAGCTCGGCATCCGTCAAACCCGGTTGTTGCAGGGCGAATATGTCGTCACCCGCGACGATGTGAAGAGCCGCCGCCACTTTACCGACAGCGTCTGCCGGGGCCGGGATTACTACACGCCCTACCGCGCCCTGCTGCCGAAGGGGATCGACAACCTGATCGTCGCCGGTCGCCACTATTCGGTGGAAAGCGAGGCGCAGAAACTGTCGCGCGAGATCCCGCCCTGTATGGCGCAGGGCGAGGCGGCAGGCGTGGCCGTCGCCGTGGCGCTCGAACAGAACGTGGCGCTGCGCGATGCCGATGTCGCCACCATCCAGAAGCGCATGCGCGCGCAGGGCGCCGATCCCGGCGATATCCCCTCGGCGAACGCCCGCGTCGAAAACACCGCAGCAGCAGAATGA
- a CDS encoding CaiB/BaiF CoA transferase family protein, with amino-acid sequence MNTDSLPLSGIRVIDFTQVMLGPCATQMLADFGADVIKIERPGAGDLSRHFFDDHTEAGRNNAVYCSLNRNKRSVEINTKTAEGKAMVYDLVRQADVVVDNFRAGVMERLGFGYEALKAINPKIICASGTGFGSTGPYAHKGGQDVLAQAMTGVMEKTSDPSIPRSIYPTTLCDYTAGMHLVQGVLAALLSREKTGHGQRVEVSLYDSMIAMQMQEAAQWSKHHAVLNWAAMPLTGVFDSTDGALVIVGAFKANPLRDICAALGIEDLSPTYPDLASQRANKPYLQTRFAEVIATNTTAHWIERLENEDLLCAPVRALGEALDDPQTAINGMLLDFEHDLLGPLQVVASPVHLSDAPVVLRHKPPKLGEHTAEVIAEFGLDAKVRAAG; translated from the coding sequence ATGAATACCGATAGCCTTCCTCTCTCCGGCATCCGCGTGATCGATTTCACGCAGGTGATGCTCGGTCCCTGCGCGACGCAGATGCTGGCTGATTTCGGGGCGGACGTGATCAAGATCGAGCGTCCGGGGGCCGGCGACCTGTCGCGCCATTTCTTCGACGACCACACCGAGGCCGGCCGCAACAATGCGGTCTACTGCTCGCTGAACCGCAACAAGCGCTCCGTCGAGATCAACACCAAGACGGCAGAGGGCAAGGCGATGGTCTATGATCTCGTGCGCCAGGCCGATGTCGTGGTCGACAATTTCCGCGCCGGCGTGATGGAGCGTCTCGGTTTCGGCTACGAGGCCCTGAAGGCGATCAACCCGAAGATCATCTGCGCGTCGGGCACGGGTTTCGGTTCGACCGGTCCCTATGCGCACAAGGGCGGACAGGATGTGCTGGCGCAGGCGATGACCGGGGTGATGGAAAAGACCTCCGACCCCTCTATCCCGCGCTCGATCTACCCGACCACGCTTTGCGACTATACCGCCGGCATGCATCTGGTGCAGGGCGTGCTCGCGGCCCTTCTCTCCCGCGAGAAGACCGGCCACGGCCAGCGCGTCGAGGTTTCGCTCTACGATTCCATGATCGCCATGCAGATGCAGGAGGCGGCCCAGTGGAGCAAGCATCATGCCGTTTTGAACTGGGCCGCGATGCCGTTGACGGGGGTATTCGACAGCACCGATGGCGCCCTGGTGATCGTCGGGGCGTTCAAGGCCAACCCGTTGCGCGATATCTGCGCCGCGCTCGGTATCGAGGACCTGTCGCCGACCTATCCGGATCTTGCCAGCCAACGCGCCAACAAGCCCTATCTGCAGACACGCTTCGCCGAAGTGATTGCCACCAATACCACCGCGCACTGGATCGAACGGCTCGAGAATGAGGATTTGCTCTGCGCCCCGGTACGCGCGCTCGGCGAGGCGCTGGACGATCCGCAGACGGCCATCAACGGCATGCTGCTCGATTTCGAACATGATCTCCTCGGGCCGCTGCAGGTCGTCGCCTCTCCGGTGCATTTGAGCGACGCGCCCGTGGTGCTGCGTCACAAGCCGCCCAAACTCGGCGAGCACACTGCCGAGGTAATCGCCGAGTTCGGCCTTGACGCGAAGGTAAGGGCAGCCGGATGA
- a CDS encoding dihydrodipicolinate synthase family protein, protein MKGIIAAVPTPVDGDGRALQEPFLEHCRWALANGCDGLNVLGTTGEANSLGIAERKAVMGWAAQNLDPARLMVGTGLTSLADTLELTRAAADMGYRIALVLPPFYYKPVSDDGLYAWYRALDEALGESPIAIWFYNFPQMTGVPIPVDVVARLAAARPARFAGIKDSSGDLAYCRSLVAAVPGLSVFPSSETALAEMQASGFAGCISATVNISAPLCAAYLAAPDEALAARIAETRRKIAAHPLVPAVKYLVGKRSGDPVWENVLPPFTQADTPSRAALDAI, encoded by the coding sequence ATGAAGGGCATTATCGCGGCGGTGCCGACGCCGGTCGACGGGGACGGCAGGGCCTTGCAGGAACCGTTTCTGGAACATTGCCGCTGGGCGCTCGCGAATGGCTGCGACGGGCTCAACGTGCTCGGCACGACGGGCGAGGCCAATTCGCTCGGCATTGCGGAGCGCAAGGCGGTCATGGGCTGGGCCGCGCAAAACCTTGATCCCGCCCGCCTGATGGTCGGCACCGGCCTGACCTCGCTTGCCGATACGCTGGAACTGACCCGGGCCGCGGCGGATATGGGCTATCGCATCGCTCTGGTTCTGCCGCCGTTCTACTACAAGCCGGTCAGCGATGACGGCCTCTATGCCTGGTACAGGGCGCTCGACGAAGCCCTCGGTGAAAGCCCGATCGCGATCTGGTTCTACAATTTTCCGCAGATGACCGGCGTACCGATCCCCGTCGATGTCGTCGCGCGGCTTGCCGCGGCTCGCCCGGCACGCTTCGCCGGCATCAAGGATTCGTCCGGCGATCTCGCCTATTGCCGGAGCCTTGTTGCCGCTGTGCCGGGGCTTTCCGTGTTTCCGAGCTCCGAAACCGCGCTTGCCGAAATGCAGGCATCCGGCTTCGCCGGCTGCATTTCGGCCACCGTCAACATTTCCGCGCCGCTCTGCGCCGCCTATCTTGCCGCCCCCGACGAGGCGCTTGCCGCGCGGATCGCAGAGACCCGCAGGAAGATCGCGGCCCACCCTCTGGTGCCGGCCGTCAAGTATCTCGTCGGAAAACGCAGCGGCGATCCTGTCTGGGAGAATGTCCTGCCACCCTTCACCCAAGCGGACACGCCGTCGCGCGCGGCGCTTGATGCCATTTGA
- a CDS encoding UxaA family hydrolase, with the protein MSGAQILRLHPDDNVCIALVDLKPGEAGASEAIPRGHKMALVAIPEGAFVRKYGQIIGVATVDIVAGAHVHTQNLGVGTERGGDAGTSEIQPIAPASVRDTFLGYKRPDGRVGTRNFIGILTTVNCSGSVAHFIAEEAERLGLLADLENVDGVVPIAHGSGCGMAGQGEGYETLMRTLAGYAQHPNFGAILLVGLGCEVMQLPVLAAKKELRDPSRFQFLTIQNAGGTRKTVEAALPVLRQLAETANRTSREPVSAEHLVIGMQCGGSDGLSGITANPALGIASDMVVAQGGTSILSETSEIYGAEHLLTRRAKPEVAAALMERIAWWEDYCARNGGEMDNNPSPGNKRGGLTTILEKSLGAVAKGGSAPLEAVYKYAEPVDRRGFVFMDSPGYDPCSVTGQVASGANLIVFTTGRGSVSGYRPVPCIKIATNNDLWARMGEDMDINCGDVIDGVPLADKGAEIYRMMLDVASGRPTKSEAQGFGRVEFIPWQIGAVM; encoded by the coding sequence ATGAGCGGCGCCCAGATTCTCCGGCTTCATCCCGACGACAATGTCTGCATCGCGCTCGTCGATCTGAAGCCGGGCGAGGCGGGTGCAAGCGAAGCCATTCCGCGTGGCCACAAAATGGCGCTCGTGGCCATCCCGGAAGGCGCGTTCGTGCGCAAATACGGCCAGATCATCGGCGTTGCGACGGTCGATATCGTCGCCGGCGCCCATGTGCATACGCAAAATCTCGGTGTTGGCACGGAGCGCGGCGGCGACGCGGGCACCTCGGAAATTCAGCCGATTGCGCCGGCGTCCGTTCGTGACACCTTCTTGGGCTACAAACGCCCGGATGGCCGGGTCGGAACCCGCAACTTCATCGGCATTCTGACGACCGTGAACTGTTCGGGCTCGGTGGCCCATTTCATTGCCGAGGAGGCCGAGCGCTTGGGCCTTCTGGCCGACCTCGAAAATGTCGATGGTGTGGTGCCGATCGCCCACGGTTCGGGCTGCGGCATGGCCGGGCAGGGCGAGGGCTACGAGACGCTGATGCGCACGCTGGCCGGTTACGCCCAGCATCCGAATTTCGGCGCGATCCTGCTGGTCGGGCTCGGTTGCGAGGTGATGCAGCTTCCCGTGCTCGCCGCGAAAAAGGAGCTGCGGGACCCGAGCCGCTTCCAGTTTCTGACGATCCAGAATGCCGGCGGCACGCGCAAGACGGTCGAGGCCGCGCTGCCGGTGCTGCGTCAACTGGCCGAAACGGCAAACAGGACGAGCCGCGAGCCGGTTTCGGCCGAACACCTGGTCATCGGCATGCAGTGCGGCGGTTCGGACGGGCTTTCGGGCATCACCGCCAATCCCGCGCTCGGCATCGCCTCGGACATGGTGGTGGCGCAGGGCGGCACCTCGATCCTGTCGGAAACCTCGGAAATCTATGGCGCGGAACATCTGCTGACCCGAAGGGCTAAGCCCGAGGTCGCGGCCGCGCTGATGGAGCGCATCGCCTGGTGGGAGGATTACTGCGCCCGCAATGGCGGCGAGATGGACAATAACCCGTCGCCGGGCAACAAGCGTGGCGGGCTGACCACGATCCTGGAAAAATCGCTCGGCGCTGTCGCCAAGGGCGGATCGGCCCCGCTGGAAGCGGTCTACAAATATGCCGAACCCGTCGACCGGCGGGGCTTCGTGTTCATGGACAGCCCGGGTTATGATCCCTGTTCGGTAACGGGGCAGGTGGCCTCGGGCGCCAATCTGATCGTCTTCACCACCGGCCGCGGCTCGGTTTCGGGCTATCGCCCGGTGCCCTGCATCAAGATCGCCACCAACAACGATCTTTGGGCGCGCATGGGTGAGGATATGGATATCAATTGCGGCGATGTGATCGACGGCGTGCCGCTGGCCGACAAGGGCGCGGAAATCTACCGCATGATGCTCGACGTCGCCTCTGGCCGCCCGACCAAGAGCGAGGCGCAGGGGTTTGGTCGGGTGGAGTTCATCCCCTGGCAGATCGGCGCGGTGATGTAG
- a CDS encoding 4Fe-4S dicluster domain-containing protein has translation MALVIKSECIDIKDGVCATVCPVDCIYEGERIFYIHPTECIECGMCESICPVDAIRYDDDPGAEIARFNAISRAVFDDGEGGLREPGGRSRSSPPVNDHPLVRNWPTKSEKENQS, from the coding sequence ATGGCGCTGGTGATCAAGAGCGAATGCATCGATATCAAGGACGGCGTCTGCGCCACCGTCTGTCCGGTTGACTGCATCTATGAGGGCGAGCGGATATTCTACATCCACCCGACCGAATGCATCGAATGCGGCATGTGCGAGAGCATCTGCCCGGTTGACGCCATCCGTTACGACGACGATCCGGGCGCGGAAATCGCACGCTTCAACGCCATCAGCCGTGCCGTGTTCGACGATGGCGAAGGCGGGCTCAGGGAACCGGGCGGCAGGTCCAGGTCATCGCCGCCGGTAAACGACCACCCGCTGGTCCGGAACTGGCCAACGAAATCAGAAAAGGAAAATCAGTCATGA
- a CDS encoding aldo/keto reductase produces MKTNRIGRTTVEVTDISFGCAGLGNLFRKVDDETAQAILARAWERGIRYFDTAPHYGRGLSEQRLGRFLRTRERADYVLSTKVGRLLSPGPALAEADGFFEPLPNAVRYDYSGDGIEAAFEQSCERLGTARIDIVYVHDIGVYTHGDDNDRHMADLIGSGIDRLQTLKAAGRIGAFGLGVNENRVCLDIMAETEIDVILLAGRLTLLDRSAEAELVPLCREKQVSLVLGGIFNSGILATGPVPGSHYDYGPAPDDILARVEALQDRAEAAGVSLAEAALRFALTHPQAASVLIGTAKLSSLDRNLDAAEAHWPKSADAVLR; encoded by the coding sequence ATGAAAACCAACCGGATCGGCCGCACGACGGTGGAGGTCACCGACATTTCCTTCGGCTGCGCGGGCCTCGGCAATCTGTTCCGCAAGGTTGATGATGAGACCGCTCAGGCCATTCTCGCCCGGGCCTGGGAACGCGGCATCCGCTATTTCGACACCGCGCCGCATTATGGGCGCGGCCTTTCCGAACAGCGGCTTGGCCGGTTCCTCAGGACGCGCGAGCGGGCCGACTACGTATTGTCCACCAAGGTCGGGCGGCTCCTCTCGCCCGGTCCTGCGCTTGCCGAGGCGGATGGATTTTTCGAGCCGCTGCCCAATGCCGTGCGCTACGATTATTCCGGCGACGGCATCGAGGCCGCCTTCGAGCAGAGCTGCGAACGGCTTGGCACCGCGCGCATCGATATCGTCTATGTCCACGACATCGGCGTTTACACCCATGGTGATGACAATGACCGGCACATGGCGGATCTGATAGGCTCGGGTATCGACCGGCTGCAGACGCTCAAGGCGGCCGGCCGCATCGGTGCTTTCGGCCTCGGCGTCAATGAAAACCGCGTCTGCCTCGATATCATGGCCGAGACCGAGATCGACGTGATCCTGCTCGCCGGCCGGCTGACGCTGCTCGACCGTTCGGCGGAGGCGGAACTCGTGCCGTTATGCCGCGAAAAGCAGGTCAGCCTCGTGCTGGGCGGCATCTTCAATTCCGGCATTCTGGCGACCGGACCGGTCCCCGGCTCGCATTACGACTACGGTCCCGCGCCGGACGATATCCTCGCCAGGGTCGAAGCACTCCAGGACCGCGCCGAAGCCGCCGGCGTCTCGCTTGCCGAGGCCGCGTTGCGCTTCGCGCTCACCCATCCGCAGGCGGCTTCCGTGCTGATCGGCACGGCGAAACTATCCTCGCTCGACCGCAATCTTGACGCGGCGGAAGCGCATTGGCCGAAATCCGCCGACGCCGTGTTGCGCTAA
- a CDS encoding ABC transporter ATP-binding protein yields MNAPNTATAYREAGAEALAARLRNAWVKFGDFTAIQDLSLDIAEGEFWSILGPSGCGKSTLLRLVSDLIPPASGEVSVFGKSTEEARLAREFAFVFQDASLLPWRSALKNVELPLEVGRSRGIKLPVSDKTPRELLELVGLKGREDALPHELSGGMRQRVAIARALVCHPKLLLMDEPFGALDEMTRDHLNLQLLKIWEETGATILFVTHSIPEAVFLGQKVLMLQAHPGRLRKIVEIDIPGPRSIAQRETPEFIRHAAELRQILETC; encoded by the coding sequence ATGAACGCGCCAAACACGGCGACAGCATATCGGGAGGCAGGCGCTGAGGCGCTTGCTGCCCGGCTGCGCAATGCATGGGTGAAATTCGGTGATTTCACCGCGATTCAGGACCTCAGCCTCGATATCGCAGAGGGCGAGTTCTGGTCGATCCTCGGCCCTTCGGGATGCGGCAAGTCCACGCTGCTGCGTCTCGTCTCCGATCTCATTCCGCCGGCCTCCGGCGAGGTGAGCGTGTTCGGCAAGTCAACGGAGGAAGCAAGGCTTGCCCGCGAATTCGCCTTCGTGTTTCAGGATGCCAGCCTGTTGCCGTGGCGCAGCGCTCTCAAGAATGTCGAACTGCCGCTCGAGGTCGGGCGCAGCCGTGGCATCAAACTGCCTGTCAGCGACAAGACCCCGCGTGAACTGCTGGAGCTCGTCGGGCTGAAAGGCCGCGAGGACGCGCTGCCGCACGAGCTTTCCGGCGGCATGCGCCAACGCGTGGCGATTGCCCGGGCGCTGGTCTGTCACCCCAAGCTGCTGCTGATGGATGAGCCCTTCGGCGCGCTTGACGAGATGACCCGCGACCACCTCAACCTGCAACTGCTGAAGATCTGGGAAGAAACGGGGGCGACGATCCTGTTCGTCACCCACTCGATCCCGGAAGCCGTCTTCCTCGGCCAGAAGGTGCTGATGCTGCAGGCCCATCCGGGCCGGCTGCGGAAAATCGTCGAGATCGATATTCCCGGCCCCCGGTCGATTGCCCAGCGCGAAACGCCGGAGTTCATCCGCCATGCGGCGGAACTGCGCCAGATTCTGGAGACATGCTGA
- a CDS encoding ABC transporter permease subunit, with translation MLMAISQISADMEARDNVAAIRAARLSRLISVAIPVGTAIFLLLIWQAGVRLFGVPSYIAPAPSDVALVFVKDFATLMANFWPTLLEAVLGFLFGNLVAVLIAIAFVHSRMVERAFFPLAVFINTVPILAIAPILVLIFGSGLTAKVMIAALICFFPTLVNMVRGLNSASPQILELTRVLSASKSEVFWKVRLPSSLPFLFSALKIAATTCVIGAIVGEWVGANMGLGALILDATFNFRSALLYATVFLSSGLSVLLFACVTLAERLIVRW, from the coding sequence ATGCTGATGGCGATCTCTCAGATATCCGCCGATATGGAAGCGCGGGACAATGTCGCCGCAATCCGCGCGGCCCGGCTGTCGCGGCTGATTTCGGTGGCGATACCCGTCGGCACCGCGATCTTCCTGCTTTTGATATGGCAGGCCGGCGTCCGCCTTTTCGGCGTGCCGTCCTACATCGCGCCGGCGCCGAGCGACGTGGCACTCGTCTTCGTCAAGGATTTCGCAACGCTGATGGCCAATTTCTGGCCGACATTGCTGGAAGCGGTCCTCGGCTTCCTGTTCGGCAATCTGGTCGCGGTGCTGATCGCGATCGCCTTCGTGCACAGCCGGATGGTCGAACGGGCGTTCTTCCCGCTGGCCGTCTTTATCAATACGGTTCCGATCCTGGCGATCGCACCGATCCTGGTGCTGATCTTCGGTTCCGGGCTGACGGCCAAGGTGATGATCGCGGCGCTGATCTGCTTCTTTCCGACGCTGGTCAACATGGTGCGCGGCCTCAATTCGGCAAGTCCGCAGATCCTGGAGCTGACGCGGGTGCTGTCGGCATCCAAATCGGAAGTGTTCTGGAAGGTGCGGCTGCCGTCGTCGCTGCCGTTCCTGTTCTCGGCGCTGAAGATTGCGGCGACCACCTGCGTCATTGGCGCGATCGTCGGCGAATGGGTGGGAGCCAATATGGGGCTCGGAGCGCTGATCCTCGATGCCACCTTCAATTTCCGCTCCGCGCTGCTCTACGCAACGGTGTTCCTGTCGTCCGGGCTGTCGGTGCTGCTGTTTGCCTGCGTGACGCTCGCCGAACGCCTGATCGTGCGCTGGTAG
- a CDS encoding ABC transporter substrate-binding protein: MPQFNSNGLSRRSLLKSMGAAAGLAGAGSLISFTPSRAADTFKVTMQLGWLASNGNLGEICANKLGYFAEEGLEFEIIPGGPNIDGVASVASGRANLGQVSSSPSLMLARAAGIPVKCIAAGYQQHPYTYFSLKEKPITKPEDMIGKKIGTQATGRILFRALLAKNNIPEDQVELVIIGSDMNPLMTGQVDAITGWKTNVKALEILGDQRVDMTLWDAGIKLYANPFYVTDSTLADHGDKVDAMIRAISRGWGFARENPETAVDYLVEAYPNFDKAAEMQAVPLVLDYSFNETTKEHGWGTMTTENWQDQIDIYKALDQFEGGAPTVDEVMTLSVLEATADTRPKLG; the protein is encoded by the coding sequence ATGCCGCAATTCAATTCGAACGGGCTAAGCCGTCGTTCGCTTCTGAAATCCATGGGCGCCGCCGCCGGCCTTGCCGGCGCGGGTAGCCTGATTTCATTCACGCCATCACGGGCAGCGGATACCTTCAAGGTCACCATGCAGCTCGGCTGGCTCGCCTCCAACGGCAATCTCGGTGAGATCTGCGCCAACAAGCTCGGCTATTTCGCCGAGGAGGGTCTCGAATTCGAGATCATTCCGGGCGGCCCGAACATCGATGGCGTCGCCTCCGTCGCCTCCGGCCGCGCCAATCTCGGCCAGGTGTCGTCCAGCCCGTCGCTGATGCTGGCGCGCGCGGCCGGCATTCCGGTGAAATGCATCGCCGCCGGCTATCAGCAGCATCCCTACACCTATTTCTCGCTGAAGGAGAAACCGATCACCAAGCCGGAGGACATGATCGGCAAGAAGATCGGCACCCAGGCCACCGGACGCATTCTGTTCAGGGCGCTGCTCGCCAAGAACAACATTCCGGAAGATCAGGTCGAACTGGTGATCATCGGTTCCGACATGAACCCGCTGATGACCGGCCAGGTCGATGCGATCACCGGCTGGAAGACCAATGTGAAGGCGCTCGAGATACTGGGCGACCAGCGCGTCGACATGACGCTCTGGGACGCCGGCATCAAGCTTTACGCCAACCCTTTCTACGTGACCGACAGCACGCTTGCCGACCACGGCGACAAAGTGGATGCGATGATCCGCGCGATCTCCCGCGGCTGGGGCTTTGCCCGCGAAAACCCGGAAACAGCAGTCGACTATCTGGTCGAGGCCTATCCGAATTTCGACAAGGCCGCGGAGATGCAGGCCGTGCCGCTGGTGCTCGATTACTCCTTCAACGAGACCACGAAGGAACACGGCTGGGGCACGATGACCACCGAAAACTGGCAGGACCAGATCGACATCTACAAGGCGCTCGACCAGTTCGAGGGCGGCGCGCCGACCGTTGACGAGGTCATGACGCTCTCCGTTCTGGAAGCCACCGCCGATACGCGGCCCAAGCTGGGGTAG